One region of Gorilla gorilla gorilla isolate KB3781 chromosome 13, NHGRI_mGorGor1-v2.1_pri, whole genome shotgun sequence genomic DNA includes:
- the OR1Q1 gene encoding olfactory receptor 1Q1, which yields MDNSNWTSVSHFVLLGISTHPEERIPLFLVFSLMYAINISGNLAIITLILSAPRLHIPMYIFLSNLALTDICFTSTTVPKMLQIIFSPTKVISYTGCLAQTYFFICFAVMENFILAVMAYDRYIAICHPFHYTMILTRMLCVKMVVMCHALSHLHALLHTFLMGQLIFCADNRIPHFFCDLYALMKISCTSTYLNTLMIHTEGAVVISGALAFITASYACIILVVLRIPSAKGRWKTFSTCGSHLTVVAIFYGTLSWVYFRPLSSYSVTKGRIITVMYTVVTPMLNPFIYSLRNGDVKGGFMKWMSRMQTFFFR from the coding sequence ATGGACAATAGCAACTGGACCAGTGTGTCCCATTTTGTTCTCTTGGGCATTTCCACCCATCCAGAAGAGCGAATCCCACTCTTCCTTGTTTTTTCACTCATGTACGCAATCAATATTTCTGGCAACTTGGCCATCATCACACTGATTCTCTCTGCTCCACGCCTCCACATCCCCATGTACATCTTCCTCAGTAACTTGGCCTTGACAGACATCTGCTTCACCTCCACCACGGTCCCCAAGATGCTCCAGATTATTTTCTCCCCTACAAAGGTAATTTCCTACACAGGCTGTTTAGCCCAAActtatttcttcatttgcttCGCCGTCATGGAAAACTTCATCCTGGCTGTGATGGCCTATGACAGGTACATTGCCATCTGCCACCCTTTCCACTACACTATGATCCTGACTAGAATGCTGTGTGTGAAGATGGTGGTCATGTGCCATGCTCTCTCACACCTTCATGCCCTGCTGCATACCTTTCTCATGGGCCAACTAATCTTCTGTGCAGATAACAGAATCCCCCACTTCTTCTGTGATCTCTATGCTCTGATGAAGATCTCCTGCACCAGCACCTACCTCAACACCCTTATGATTCACACAGAAGGTGCTGTTGTAATCAGTGGAGCTCTGGCCTTCATTACTGCCTCCTATGCCTGCATCATCTTGGTGGTCCTCCGGATCCCCTCAGCCAAGGGCAGGTGGAAAACCTTTTCTACCTGCGGCTCCCACCTCACTGTGGTGGCCATATTCTATGGCACCCTCAGTTGGGTCTACTTCCGGCCCCTTTCCAGCTATTCAGTGACCAAGGGTCGCATTATAACAGTCATGTACACAGTGGTGACTCCCATGCTGAACCCCTTCATCTACAGCCTGAGGAATGGGGATGTCA